In a genomic window of Arthrobacter woluwensis:
- a CDS encoding MFS transporter: MSTPTVTRPERRKHTTLPAVAASSLAGTAVEWYDFFLYGTAAALVFNKLFFPTGDPVVSTMLAMGTFAAGFLARPLGALVLGHYGDKHGRKTTLVASLLLMGIATALIAVIPSYASIGVWAPLLLLFLRLVQGFALGGEWGGAVLLVSEYSDDSTKRAFWASWPNVGPPLGNLLAAGVLAILSAVLPQAEFLAWGWRIAFGLSAVLVIIGLILRLYVQETPLFKASQAQAEAQHGTAAKQPVFTVFRKHWREILIAAGSRMGENAGFYIYSLFIITYVTEILKLNRQVGLNAVMIGQAVAVVAIPLLAILADRIGRKPVMIAASVATVAWGFAFFALLDTRNPGMIILAAVGGLLIFAAYSSVIGAFFSELFPTSVRYSGTSIAYNLASLVAGSLSPIVALALYQAFGSGLAIGLYLALMGVISIIAVACAKETKELRLSDLDIPRS, from the coding sequence ATGAGCACACCCACCGTCACCCGCCCGGAACGGCGCAAACACACCACCCTCCCGGCGGTCGCCGCCTCCAGCCTGGCCGGCACCGCCGTCGAGTGGTACGACTTCTTCCTGTACGGCACGGCCGCGGCCCTCGTCTTCAACAAGCTGTTCTTCCCCACGGGAGACCCCGTGGTGAGCACCATGCTGGCCATGGGCACGTTCGCGGCCGGGTTCCTGGCGCGGCCGCTGGGCGCGCTGGTCCTCGGCCACTACGGCGACAAGCACGGCCGCAAGACCACCCTGGTGGCCAGCCTTCTGCTGATGGGCATCGCGACCGCCCTGATCGCCGTCATCCCGTCCTACGCCTCGATCGGCGTCTGGGCTCCCCTGCTGCTGCTCTTCCTGCGTCTCGTACAGGGCTTCGCCCTCGGCGGCGAATGGGGCGGCGCGGTGCTTCTCGTCTCCGAGTACAGCGACGACAGCACCAAGCGCGCCTTCTGGGCCTCCTGGCCGAACGTCGGCCCTCCGCTCGGCAACCTTCTGGCCGCCGGCGTCCTGGCCATCCTCTCCGCCGTGCTGCCGCAGGCCGAGTTCCTCGCCTGGGGCTGGCGCATCGCCTTCGGCCTGTCCGCCGTGCTCGTGATCATCGGCCTCATCCTGCGGCTCTATGTGCAGGAGACGCCGCTCTTCAAGGCCTCTCAGGCACAGGCCGAGGCGCAGCACGGCACGGCGGCCAAGCAGCCGGTCTTCACCGTCTTCCGCAAGCACTGGCGGGAGATCCTCATCGCGGCGGGCAGCCGGATGGGCGAGAACGCCGGCTTCTACATCTACTCGCTGTTCATCATCACGTACGTCACGGAGATCCTGAAGCTCAACCGTCAGGTCGGCCTGAACGCCGTGATGATCGGCCAGGCCGTGGCCGTGGTGGCCATTCCATTGCTCGCGATCCTCGCGGACCGGATCGGCCGCAAGCCGGTGATGATCGCCGCGTCCGTGGCCACGGTCGCCTGGGGCTTCGCCTTCTTCGCCCTGCTGGACACCAGGAATCCCGGGATGATCATCCTCGCGGCCGTGGGCGGCCTCCTGATCTTCGCCGCCTACAGCTCGGTGATCGGCGCCTTCTTCTCGGAGCTCTTCCCGACGTCGGTGCGCTATTCGGGGACGTCGATCGCCTACAACCTCGCGTCCCTCGTGGCGGGCTCGCTCTCCCCGATCGTCGCCCTGGCGCTCTACCAGGCCTTCGGCAGCGGCCTGGCGATCGGCCTGTACCTGGCGCTCATGGGAGTCATCTCGATCATCGCGGTGGCCTGTGCCAAAGAGACGAAGGAACTCAGGCTGAGCGATCTGGACATCCCGCGGAGCTGA